The segment TATATGAATGGCttaggcctgtaattgactgattattgaggttATATATGAATGGTAgtaggcctgtaattgactgattattgaggttATATATGATTGGCttaggcctgtaattgactgattatcGAGGTTATATATGAATGGTAgtaggcctgtaattgactgattatgGTAGTGAGGGTTATATATGATTGAACAgtaggcctgtaattgactgattatttTGAAGGTTATGAATTGTCATTTTGAAGTGTCTTGAAATATGATGTTTAAAAAGGGAAAGTGAAACAGAACTGTACATGATTGGCttaggcctgtaattgactgattattgaggttATATATGATTGGCttaggcctgtaattgactgattattgaggttATATATGATTGGCttaggcctgtaattgactgattattgaggttATATATGATTAGCttaggcctgtaattgactgattattgaggttATATATGATTGGCttaggcctgtaattgactgattattgaggttATATATGATTGGCttaggcctgtaattgactgattattgaggttATATATGAATGGTAgtaggcctgtaattgactgattattgaggttATATATGATTGGCttaggcctgtaattgactgattattgaggttATATATGAATGGTGAATGAGTAATAGGCCTGTGGAAATATTGAACAATGTAATATGACTGTTATAAAATGTTGAATGATAGTTGCCCTTCTGATTATACTATTTGTATAATTAAATTAATACTTTGCCTGTGATTGGCAGGTAACAAAATAGagaatgtcaaagtggaactTCACTGTGGCCTTGTTTTCTTTTGCAAGTGGTAGATCTTGGTTTACATTTGGACTTGGgatgtgatcttaggcttgaaaAGGTTGTGGACCACTGTTCTACATtgttcccaaacattctatgaattcAGGAAAATGATCATATCTAAGTGATCGCTTGTCAAATGTGAAGGAAAAAAAAACAAAGTGtcattcttcctgggggtgtcGTGAATACCACATGAATAAAACCATTTGGCAGTATTTGCATATGCATTTAGATCTTCTTAAATGACTGTTTTGTGAGCAAATTAGAACAGCTGGTGTTAAACTATACTATACTTCCtgtattttgtttcaatcaaagcacATTCTGCCTAGAGGCGCGCACTGTTATCTAACTTTACTAAAGGAGCACCGTTGTGAGAAGTGGCGGAGCTCAGGCAGCACTACAAACCCGCAGGCTGCTGCACTGAACGAGCAGTTGACGTGTAGCCATTTATTTTGCCTTGTGGAAAATTTGGGGATGCAGAAACaagtattttttattattatttttttttttatatggcCTGTGTTCTGgttgtttgacacccctggttttACACCAATTTAGCATTGGAAGCCTTAGACACACCCATCTCTTAAATAATTCATTTGGAAGCAGGTGACTGTGGCCATGTGCTAAAAGCAGGGAGGCCGTGCTTTAAAAAACGGAAAAGATTTCAACAATAAAGTACGTTACTACCTGTAGCACTTCAAGTTAATAGTCTACAATTAGGAAACACTGAAAACACAAAGGTAAAAACACTATCTAGTCCTAGGCCTATATCATAAACTCTGGAGTAACTTTGCTTTGTCCATATCATAACATGAACCAATCTAGCCTGAGAGCATATTTCTGTCCTGCCCTTTTGGTGCAGGACATGTAATGTCCATGCTATTTTCATTGCAAAAGTCCTGATCTTCTCAAAATATGTTTGCCGGGTTGTGTCCAGTCCAGGGGGGGGGGATGCTTTCACATCTCTGGGAGGAAGGACGTCAACGTTGcacagcagctgaaacctggttcCATCTGAGTGGAAGCTCCTTGGCCACAACAACACCAGGCTTCCATCTGAGTGGAAGCTCCTTGGCCACAACAACACCAGGCTTCCATCTGAGTGGAAGCTCCTTGGCcacaacaacaccaggctccagacaaTTAAAGCTGTGAAGGACGAAAGCAGACTATAAAATAGACAAGACATTCAAACCTTGCATAACATAAATAACACTGATTGACCCCCCAAGTTAGAGAAATAAGCTCAAAGACAAAATACCTGAAGTGTTTCCTGTTCACCAGTGATCATCTCCTTGTACTGATGGTGGAGAGCAGGTTTATGCTGAAAGACAAAATACCTGAAGTGTTTCCTGTTCACCCGTGATCATCTCCTTGTACTGATGGTGGAGAGCAGGTttatgctgaaagacaaattccagaaaAAGGTGTTGAAACATCAATGAATTAATCTCTTATAGATTTTTATTTCCTGTTGACCTCTACAGTTGTAATAAAGCATCCTGTACACACTTAACCTGCTTCCTGTCAAACAATGGCAATGCAGACAAGATTACTAGCTAGTTTTAGCAAACATTTAGCTTCATAATTACCAGCTGGCTAAATGTAAGTTGTATTCATCTAGCTGGCCAGCTAGTTGAACATGGAAAAAAAAGACCTTGAAATCTACAATCCAATAGCTAGCTATTTAGCTATCATTTTTATCGTGGCTTGCTAACTAGCCAACTTCGCATGTGTACCTAATCACTTAAAATGGGGTATGATTAGCTTGATAATCGATTAGCATTCGCACCACAGTGGCTATTTTCGGTAGCCAGCTCGTTGAACATGACAGACAATTAAAATATGATCATAATGTCATGCGCGGCTTAGCACATCAACAATCAACATTAACAGCAGAATGCAACTGGTCATCTTAGCTAGCGAGCCAAAACAGTATCTGTATACAACTGtctatctagctagctatttagctaacaataaaaaaaactgttttgataCAGTTGAGACAATAACGTATGTACAATTATGTATCTGTCTTAGCATTTTAACTGTAGACTCTTAGACAGCAGAATGCGGCTGGCCagctcagctagctagctggctacaacTTTACCTGTATGCAGTTGTCTATCTAACTAGCTATATAGCGAACAATAGctagcaatgaaaacaactttttgATACAGTTGAGACAATAACGTATGTAGCCATCTTAGCATTTTAACTGTAGACTCTTACCGGTGTATGGATAATGATGATTCACGGCAGACTGAAACACTTCCAGAATAATCCTTCCCACTCGGCTTCAACCAGTCCAGACTGCTTCAGCCTCAAAAGACAGAGCTGCATCGATACCAGCAGCTGTATTCAGGACAACACTGGTATTGAAAGCTGTAGCTACACGCTGCATGTTGTCCATGATGAACATATGAGTAAATCCAATGGACCTTTCAAATATCCACAGTAACAGAGAGCAGGAGGTGCCTTTTGACAGAGAAGCCTTCCACCCTATTAAGCGCCATCAACAGCTCGATTTAACAAGTCTGGTTGTGCTCTAGACTCCCCTTCTCTCAGCGTGACCAGGGCAGTGGCAGTCTGAACACAAAGTAACCCTTTTAGGCCCCACGTCTTCCACCCACCCCAACACTAGCCCAACACCTTCCCAACACTACCCCAACACCACCCCAACACTACCCCAACACTACCCCAACACCACCCCAACACTACCCCAACACTACCccaacaccaccccaacacaccccaacaccccaacactaccccaacaccaccccaacacccCAACACTACCCCACAACACTCCCCCAACACTACCCCACACTAGTGCCAACAACACAGCAGAGAAGACTGAAACTGCATCAGACATCTGCCTCCCCTGGTGTATCTGAAACCGGGGAACATGTATCCCTGCTCTCCCACTGCCTGGGTTCCCCTGTGAAGATCCGCAAGTAGGGAACCCATGCCCGCCGTAATTGAAATGGCTCCCTTCCACAGATCTCCCTGTATGATGTCATCTTAGTTCCTAGGTATTAATCAAACTAAGGCAAAACACAATAGATGTAAACCACCATGTCATCTTGACATGCATAATCTTTTCATGTCATTTTGTGACTATACCAACATTAATATTTAAATTTAAACATGCCTGAATATTCCTAAACTAATTTAACACTCAAAGTAAAAAGAAACAACATTTTAGGGTGAAATGACAGATGCAATCGTTAATGTGTTCTAATCTTTCATTTTCATTACAGGTCATCTAACTGAACTATATCAGTCTTGACATTGACTTCATTGCTGCTGTTGCCACGTGAGCAGGACAATATGAGTGGAAAGAGGGAAACATTGATGGATGAAATGGAACAGAGTTTATACACTTTAACCAACGACAATTTACGCTGCCTGTGTGAACGCAGTGGAATAGGTGGCAAGGATGGCTCTGATGTTCAAGGAAAGAATCACCATCACTCATTGTGCCGTAAAATCCTGGAGGAACTTTGGGAAAATGCAGATTCAATGGAATCGGAGGAGCAGGGAATGTCTTGGTTACTCCAACTGAAAGAGGACATCAGGAAGATACAGGAGGAGGGTATCGGTGCACCTTTGAGTCCCAGCCAATCCATTGATGATGATGCTGTAGACTGTGATGAAGACGAGAACCAGAAGGACATGGATTGGTTACCTAGCAAAAGGCTGGAGGGGGAACCCATGAATCACAACCAATCCTTTGATGACGAAGTTGCAGACTGCGATGAAGAATGGGATGAGGAGGACAGGGATTTGTTGCCTAGCAAAGGGCTGGAGGCGGAATCAGctccagagagacacacaccagaacagaaggagaagagagtgagtgggtccccctctctgtcctctcctggtAATGCCTTACTGCTGGGTCTGAAGAGAGTGAGTGGggccccctctctgtcctctcctggtAATGCCTTACTGCTGGGTCTGAAGAGAGTGAGTGGGGCCCCCTCTTTGTCCTCTCCTGGTAATGCCTTACTGCTGGGTCTGAAGAGGGTGTCTGTGCGGCTGGTCGACTGCAGGAAAACACCAGGGTTGAGAGGAACTGCtggaggaggagacgaggaggaggaaggagacgtGATTCATCAAAGTAAGTGCAGCAGGATACCTTTTGTTTTGGTTCCATTGTGAAGTTGAGTTGTTGTTTTCTAACATTACAGTGCAGTCCAGGGGCCTCTGATATCAACGTTTGTAAGTTGCATCAACACCTTTTTTCATTGTAGAAACATTGTTAAACATAGAGGAGCGCAACATGTTGCCAATGGTTTTGATACAATTAACATATAACCGTGtatctgacagttgtggctgaagACCGAGAAcattagaataatacccagcatgctttgaatgtgttttgtttttacTTTTACATTTTGGTAATTCAGCAggagctcttatccagagctaatttagtcagtgcattcaactaatgTAGataaacaacatatcacagttgtaacaagaaaaatatatttctgtaaccgttactgagaatgttattgaatactgaacaaaaatataaaatgcaacagcCCCAGCCAATCAGAGTTAGTATTTCCCCAtaaaaaggctttattacagacagaaatactcaatTTCATAAGCTGTCTGGGTGGctagtctcagacgatcccgcaggtgaagaatctGGATGTGGAGGGCCTGGTCTGGCATTGTTACACATCATCTGTGGTTGTggggctggttggacgtactgccaaattctgtaaaacgaCTGTAAAAACACTAGAAGGCCAgcaatcccggagtcgcctcttcactggtgacgttgagactggtgttttttcgggtagtatttaatgaagctgccagttgaggatttgcgaggcatctgtttctcaaactagacactaatgtacttgtcctcttgctcagttgtgcaccggggcctcccactcccctttctattctggttagagacagtttgcgctgttctgtgaagggagtagtacacagtgttgtacgagatcttcagtttcttggcaatttctcgcatggaatagccttcatttctcagaacaagaatagactgacgagtttcagaagaaagttctttgtttctggccattttgagcctgtaattgaacccacaaatgctgatgctccagatactcaactagtctaaagaaggacagttttattgcttctttaatcaggacaacagttttcagctgtgctaacgtaattgcaaaagggttttctaatgatcaattagtcttttaaaatgataaacttggattagctaacacaacgtgccattggaacacaagagtgatggttgctgataatgggcctctgtacgcttatgtagatgttccattaaaaatcagctgtttccagctacaatattcatttacaacattaacaatgtatacactgtatttctgatcaatttgatgttattttaatggacaaaaaaattgcttttctttcaaaaacaaggatatttctaagtgaccccaaacttttgaacggtggtgtataAGTCAAGCACACGTTCAACAACAACAGCCCTCTCACTAAGAATCCTGTTCTCTGCCATCGTCTACTTTTACCTGACACCCACTTGAAACACAAAGGTCTGAGTCCACATGTGTTTATCATGTGAAGACTAAACATGAAAAGTGCTTGACCTTGTATATTATTACGAGATGTATCCTTTATTCAGGTTTTATGAGTCCTTacctcattaaaaaaaaaatcataattatGTTTTGTAAAGCACATTTCCCACACTCAATGCACATACATTAAAACGTATTATtatacttaaaaaatatatacagtaccagtcaaaagttttagaacacctactcagtcaagggttttctttatttttactgttttctacattgtagaataatagtgaagacatcgaaactatgaaataacacacatggaattatgtagtaacctaaaatgtgttaaacaaatattgatgacagctttgcacacttggcattctctcaaccagcttcatgaggtagtcacctggaatgcatttcaattaacaggtgtgtctgttaatagttaatttgtggaattataTTCCTTAACGCGtttttgccaatcagttgtgttgtgacagcgtaggggtggtatacagaagataggcctatttggtaattgaccaagtccatattatgacgacaacagctcaaataagcagagagaaacgacagtccatcattactttaagacatgaaggtcagttaatccaGAAAATTGaaagaactttcaaagtttattctagtgcagtcgcaaaaactatgtGGAAAATGGCTCtgatgaggaccaccacaggaaaggaagacccagagttacctctgctgcagaagataagttcattagagttaactgcacttcagatagcagcccaaataaatgcttcacggagtaacagacacatctcaacatcaactgttcagaggagaccgcgtgaatcaggccttcatggtcgaattgctgcaaagaaaccactactaaaggacaccaataagaaaaagagacttgctttggccaagaaacatgagcaatggacattagaccggtggaaatctgtcctttggtctgatgagtccaaatttgagatttttggttccaacaatttgtgagacacagagtaggtgaacggatgatctctgcatgtgtggttgccacgtgaagcatggaggaggaggtgtcatggtgtgggggtgctttgcttgtgacactgttggtgatttttACACCTAATCattatggctaccacagcattctgcagtgatacgccatcccatctgctttgcgcttagtgggaccatcatttgtttttcaacaggacaatgacccaaaacacacctccaggctgtgtaagggctatttgaccaaggagactgatggagtgctgcatcagataacctggcctccacaatcccccaacctcaacacctttgagatggtttgggatgagttggactgcagagtgaaggaaaagcagccaaacaagtgctcagcgtatgtgggaactccttcaagactgttgcaaaagcattcctcgtgaagttggttgagtgtgcaaagctgtcattaaagcaaagtgtggctactttgaagaatctaaaatgacaCTTTTTTGGgctattacatgattccatatgcattCATAAATTTGATgttttcacaattattctacaatatagaaaatagtaaaaaataaagaaaaatctttgagtacgtgtgtccaaacgtttgactggtaccgtgtgtatatatatctttGTTTTgctatttaaacattttttttatggtAATCGCAGTCCTTTAGCTGGCCAATAAGCGTTATTCAAAATTCCATGAACTATTTGATAACAATACTTCTCAAGGACTGGTTATGCATgtggaagattttttttttaaatcctaagTTACAGTGCAGTCTAGGGAATTTGATTATCTGATGAATGGTTTTAACGATACCTCAGAATGATGTAACTTCTCTAGGACAAACTGTATTCAATGTTTTGATTGTTTTTCCTTGTTCACCCAGGAAAAAGACGTGGCTattgtggatcctctggggagccccaagaacaacatcatcatcatgatgCTGATGACCCAGACTGGAGTCTCACCGAATCAAAACACGCCAACAAACAACCGCAGAGACTTACAGGGAAGAAACATCACTACTGCTGCactcagtgtgggaagagtttagCTGGTTCAGCGCAACTTAAAATGCACCAGAGAATccatacaggagagaaaccttaccgCTGCTCACAGTGTGGAAAAAGTTTCAGTCTAAAAGGTAATCTTAAAATGCACCAGAAAACACATACAGGTGAAAAAATTCACCACTGCTCTGACTGCGGGAAAAGTTTTGCACAAAACGCCACTTTAAAAgcacacaagcaaacacacaagCCTGCCGTAGAAAGGCCTTACCAATGTTCCTTCTGCGAGAAGACATTTTGTATTTTGGCAACCTTTAATTTCCATATGAAAATGCACACCGAAGAGAAACCGTTCCAATGTTCTGACTGCGGAATGCGGTTCATTCATTTCAGTTTACTGAAAGCACATGAACATAAACACAAGCCCTCCGCCGAAAGGCCCTTCCGCTGCTCTGAATGTGGGGTGTGTTTTACTACAAAAGGTAATCTTAAATTTCACCAGCTGACGCACAACCGGGGAGAGAGACCTTACCGCTGCTCTGAGTGTGGGAACTGTTTCTCTCATCCGGTGTATCTGAAGAATCACCAGAAAAGGCACAGTAAAGAGAAGTCTATTGTCTGCGACCTGTGTGGAAAGACCTTCAACCATCCTGACGACTTCAGAATTCACATGAAGATACACCGAGGAGTGAAACTGTACAACTGCTCCGACTGCGGCAGCAGCTTCATATTCCGCCGCCGTTTAATAACACACCAGCGTGTGCATACTGGAGAGATGCCTTATGTCTGCAATCACTGTGGGAGGAGGTTTTCGCTGTCTCGTACTCTGGTGAATCACCAGCGAACGCACACTGGGGAAAAACCTTACCACTGTTCTTTCTGCGGGAAGAGCTTCAGTCGGTCACAAAACCTGGCTGCACACAAGAGAACTCATACTGGAGAGAAGCCTCATGcttgtgatcagtgtgggaagaggttTTCCCGAACCGACGCACTGGCTGTACACAAACGCACCCACACCGGAGAGAAGCCTTACAGCTGTGATATATGCGGGGAGAGGTTCACGTATTTAGTAGCCATGTTGAAACATAAGAAAGGACATGGACATCCTGCCGATGCACTCTATGCTGAACAGCCTTAGAATGATCGAAGCTCTATGAAGAGACTTTATTGTCCATTGTTTAACTTTTAGACTAAAGGGATTTGTCTTTTTGCTTATAATCTACctctagagagagaaagggacacaaGCACacatggtggcaggtagcctagcggttagagcttaGGGCCTGTAACCGAAAAGTCACTTGTTCTAATCCTCGAGCCGACGAGGCAAAAAAATGTGTTGctgtgccattgagcaaggcacctaaccctaattgctcctgggttgccgttgataatggctgaccctggccGCGACTCCACTCTCTGATGgcgtctcagggggagttgggatatgcaaaaaaacaaatGACCAATTCACACGCGTGTATATAagacacacttgtacatgtgtgaaataagGACAATATAAACatcaagttattattattattattgttgttgcagacacacacacatgggttgGGAGCAGAGGGTCCGTAGCTTTGTATTTGAGGTTACGTTTGCTCAGCCCCGTCCCACAGCTGCCATTGGACTGAAACACAAAGCCAGGATTGTGGTTTTAAACTGCCTGAAATTACATACATTCAGTATCTGACAGGGAGACCTAACCTCTGCTCTCCTAGTCCTGGGGTGGAGTTTCCCATAGCTACAGATCTATATAGGATCAGCTTCTTCTCCACAAATCCTAGCCTTAAAGCCTCTGTCAGTCTTTGTAATTTTACACTATGAGGTCGAAATAAcactctgaaattgtgaaaattattatAATGCCCATTTTGTGTGAGTGCATTTAATTtatttatcaaaatgtgtttttgggcagaaatgccttctggaacatgtgaactttcatgtgccttaataacaaacttgtattccatccatAAATATGAatcaaattgttaaattacgagcctagttggtttagccacggaaaaagtcaggaaccttcccgctagccatgattggctgagataatggatgggctggacatgccgggagatgagtgtggattggtctgccatgtagcatgcttctgtctataacatgagctgctcagtatgtgttgatAGTCCTTTCTACCGTGccgtttttgaaagatataacgttagccatcGAGGACTACAAaagttttgctacttttctcaaacaaacattaatgccctgaatttatcaggcACTATCGACAAATCAGTTGGaaaaagtgatgggctactttctgcacacgccacggtcagagtgaaccagagtgacttgacacaacgctggccaaacaagatgtagtTACAAATAAAAGGGAGTgaaatggttccagtctgctgTGAGCGTTCATCTAAGAGTCTCGCTCAATTTTCAGATACAAGTTTCTAATTTGGTCAGAATGTCGCTTTATTACAAGTTAAAGCGTACCGTTAGTTATCTAGCGAACGACAGCTTGCTGGCtctctagctaacgttacgtgtatgatctgtgtagtcaCATTATTCTAATCAGAAAACCATTTTCATTGCTAggtatagcctaatgttagctagctaacattgaacctagtttgttAGATTTAGCTACCTGCCGATTCATACCACAGCTAGATACATGTCtgaacaaaagactccacttcagCCTGGGGAGTGGTTTATTCACTTAGCTAGACTGGGGAGTGGACccccaggtgtgtctggggggtgattatggccatctattgtatttcataaACATGTGTACATGTCGAGACAAaatgacccatccacttagctagatgtggctggggagtggtttagcatttctttcacatgacccatcaatttagataAATGTGCCGGGTAAGCGTCATCTAACAAttacaaaatatttaaaatattttttttatctggacacttccTGTTGCAAGTAACcgtttcactgtaccgtttacacctgcTGTATGCTATGCACGCGCGACAAATAAACTTGATATAGCGTGTGTTTAGGACATGGCCCACCCATCCTTTAtaaagagcacacagtgccaccTACAGGACAGAAACTGATTAACTGACAAAAGCATTTCCAACGCACTCCCCTCGTTATATacagttatttaaaaaaatatgcataTATATTAAAACATCTTGCATATCTTAATTTATTTCCACAATGAACTAATAATATGCACAATAAAGTTGGCAGTTCATACgaaggattgttacctataacctATCGTGTGAGGAAATCAATGCTATATTGTCTTTCTTAACTACGTCTTTGTTGATTTGTAAGTGTGTGTTAATCCTAATCTGATGGTTGTGATGTCCATTGTGATGGTTGACGCTGCTACTCTCATAGCTAATATTGGTTTACACTTCAAATGTTGCATTGATATCGACTGTATGCAGATATGACCTGTATTCACTGTTTGTCTGACGTTCCCGTTCATTAACAAAGAACTTCAGTTAGTTTCAGAAGGcgaggaataagttagtcctaaatatttaaaaattaaaaatcaaTGTATTCTTtagacaaatcattcactataccctaaacctcaactaaatcttgcaataaatcatgtggaaattgagcaatttgaggtgactaaactgcttgcaGTAACTCtgggttgtaaactgtcatggtcaaaacatattgagtCAACAGTacctaagatggggagaagtctgtctacaATAAAGCGCttctctaccttcttaacaacactgtcaacaaggcaggtcctacaagctctagttttgtcgcacctggacgaCTGTTcagccacaaagagggacttaggaaaatgtcaattggctcagaacagggcagcacggctggcccttagatGTACCCAGAGAGCAAACATTAATACTATGCTTGTTaacctctcctggctcaaagtggaggagagattgacttcatcactacttgtttttgtgagaggtattgacatgttgaaagcacctagctgtctgtttaaacgactagcacacagctcagacacccatgcataccccacaagacatgccaccagaggtcccttcataatccccaagtccagaacagactatgggaggcgcaccatactatatagagccatgacgacatggaactctgttccacatcaggtaactgatgcaagcagtagaatcagatttaaaaacagatgaaaatacaccttatggggctcccgagtggctcagcggtctaaggcactgcatctcagtgctagaggcgtaactgcagaccctggttcgattccaggctgaatcacaactggccgtgattgggagtcctatagggcggcgcacaattgacccagcgtcgtccgggttagggtttggccggggtaggctgtcattgtaaataagaatttgttctttaactgacttgcctagttgaataaaggttaagTAAGGAACAGtgaggactgtgaagcaacacaaaggcacagacagacacatgcatacacacacatgataacagaTTTTGTGTCGGAGATATGTGgcatgggcctgagggcacacacttagtgtgttgtgaaatctgtaatgaatgtattgtaatgttttaaaaattgtataactgccttcattcTACCAGACCctgggaagagtagctgctgccttggcaggaactaatgggcatccataataaaccccaggaagagtagctgctgccttggcaggaactaatgggcatccataataaaccccaggaagagca is part of the Oncorhynchus tshawytscha isolate Ot180627B unplaced genomic scaffold, Otsh_v2.0 Un_contig_10867_pilon_pilon, whole genome shotgun sequence genome and harbors:
- the LOC112238570 gene encoding zinc finger protein 883 yields the protein MSGKRETLMDEMEQSLYTLTNDNLRCLCERSGIGGKDGSDVQGKNHHHSLCRKILEELWENADSMESEEQGMSWLLQLKEDIRKIQEEGIGAPLSPSQSIDDDAVDCDEDENQKDMDWLPSKRLEGEPMNHNQSFDDEVADCDEEWDEEDRDLLPSKGLEAESAPERHTPEQKEKRVSGSPSLSSPGNALLLGLKRVSGAPSLSSPGNALLLGLKRVSGAPSLSSPGNALLLGLKRVSVRLVDCRKTPGLRGTAGGGDEEEEGDVIHQRKRRGYCGSSGEPQEQHHHHDADDPDWSLTESKHANKQPQRLTGKKHHYCCTQCGKSLAGSAQLKMHQRIHTGEKPYRCSQCGKSFSLKGNLKMHQKTHTGEKIHHCSDCGKSFAQNATLKAHKQTHKPAVERPYQCSFCEKTFCILATFNFHMKMHTEEKPFQCSDCGMRFIHFSLLKAHEHKHKPSAERPFRCSECGVCFTTKGNLKFHQLTHNRGERPYRCSECGNCFSHPVYLKNHQKRHSKEKSIVCDLCGKTFNHPDDFRIHMKIHRGVKLYNCSDCGSSFIFRRRLITHQRVHTGEMPYVCNHCGRRFSLSRTLVNHQRTHTGEKPYHCSFCGKSFSRSQNLAAHKRTHTGEKPHACDQCGKRFSRTDALAVHKRTHTGEKPYSCDICGERFTYLVAMLKHKKGHGHPADALYAEQP